A region of the Osmia lignaria lignaria isolate PbOS001 chromosome 5, iyOsmLign1, whole genome shotgun sequence genome:
CACCATAGGAAACATCAGCACGTGCATCGTGATCGCACGCAACAAGTCGATGCATACGGCTACCAACTATTATCTCTTCAGTCTAGCCGTGTCAGACCTGTTGCTGCTGGTTTCCGGACTTCCGGCGGAGATATTCTTGGTATGGTGCAAATATCCGTACATATTCGGCGAGGGTTTCTGCGTTCTACGAGGTCTCGCAGCGGAGACATCGACGAACGCCACGGTCCTCACCATCACCGCCTTCACAGTCGAGAGATACGTGGCCATTTGCCATCCGTTTCTTTCTCAGACAATGTCGAAATTGTCGAGGGCAGTGAAATTGATCCTGGTTATCTGGCTGGTAGCATTATCGTCCGCGTTACCTCAAGCACTTCAGTTCGGAGTGATCCAACATCAACTGGATCCTAATTTAGTAATGTGCACCGTGAAGAGGATACTTCTTCAGCATTCTTTCGAACTGTCCACCTTCCTGTTTTTCGTCGTACCAATGAGCCTCATCACTGTGCTTTATGTGCTGATTGGGCTGAAGCTGAGGAAATCGAACATGATGAAGAGGAGTCATGGTAGAGATGGGAGCTGCAGACATCACCCTAGGAGGTCGTCCAGGAGGGTGTTGAAGATGTTGGGTGAGTtgagaaatatttctatttgtttttcttttaacaagTTGCAGTTGATGTTAAACCTTGATAACCGGGTCGTGGCTTTCCAGTAGAATTAGACATTGAAAGAAGGccaatgttaataaaaaaaagagataattaATCGTAAGTAGATTAAGTTCAATGTTCAGACAAGTTCTCGTTTCCTGAATTCTTCAGATTTATATCATTTCTTTCCACCGAACAAAGGGGCGAGATCTcgtgtttctttttaattacgtTACTCTTAATTAACACGGGCTGTGACTTAAGAGTGACAAACACGGGTTTAATTATGAACGAAAGTATATTAttcgaaatattaaaatgtttgtataaaattatcgAGTGAAAAGTTTCTTAACGAGCTTCTGAATAATAAACTCAGTTGAATAATTGAAACAGTTCTTCGACCTGCggtaattaaattaacaattgATCGAGTTATCTTTCCGACATCTGAAACACGCTTTTCTCTGCTCTACGTTCAACGCTTTTTCCCTCGCTGCCAAAAACAACATTTCAAACGTTTAATCATGATTATCTATTCTTGCCTGGTCTCTACTCGTCCTCTTCTACTATTACACAGTGTTTTGTGTACACAGCGCATGTGTTTGATATTAATGGACGATTAACTTTAGTGATTTACATGTTCTTCGTACCGTGCCATCATAGTaggaattttgataaaattttcaagaagaccagtttattatatttttaaatataataaatattcttgaAATTTGATCCTGTTAGTCCTGGTGAAACATCACCAAATATGAAGAAATTGCACGATTACGTTTGTTATTCATAGGAAGCATTTTTTGCCAGAGACAGTGgaagaatattaaatttataaatgtaaattatcACCGGCTGTCTGATTTTCTAGTTTACTGAGTTTgttgttttcttttctcgtcAAAAGTCAACCCGCATTGAAATCACCGATATTAGTTTTACAGTTTACCCTTTACGGACACGACTCAGCTATTATTccaaatattaaccctttcgctgctacggtggtcccatgggaccggcgcttgtcttttcatttgggGGCCATGGTGGTCAAGAAAATTGTGCTATTGGCAAGATTGTTTTAATATACTTCGCAGTTCTTTgtctttataaaatttttaatatgaaatttgtggCCCACTGGTGCAAATTCAAAATTTCGTATGGcatcgaaagggttgaaaaagtATTTTCTCCAGCTCGAAAACACCAAcgacaaaattattattctgcCATCGCAATTATGCTGATCATCGTCGACGATCATTATTGTATGACATATTGAATTGTATAATGATCCAACAAAAATCGCGACGTAATTATGCATAACGTAAGAACATGTCACCTACCATGGCTTTTTTGTAACACCCTGAAAAAAGTCAACTCGATTCTCGCGTTTTTAAGCATTCGTTAATTGAAATTCTCCTTGCAATTTTTATACCAACTTGGACAGATTAATAGGAAATGATCAACTTGCTTTATTAAAAACATCACGTGTCATAAAGCAATCCGTCCTGAAGCGTGTACATAAAATTACATTGCACGTGTTGTTAAATACGCTGAAAATTTGCGTAAATTATTCACAATGAAATGAAAGTAACACGCGATGCTGGGCGATAAAATGATGTTCTGCATTTGACGGATACAATTCTCTGTGAATAATCAAGCTCGATATTAATGTGATCGTGAAACGGAAAATTTATCATTCTACGTTAAATCGATCGGTGAGAAATTGAAATCAAAATTGTGTGTTTACAATCGTGCCACGTGGTCGTCACATGCAACATCGAAAggtaaattttacattatttccaTCGACTTCCGGTACGACTTTATAATTCACCAGCTGCAACTGCGATGAATCGTAATCGCTCGATCGACGAATATTTTATTGATATCTTCGGGATGTTAATGTTTGTTTTTGTATAAAAGCTTGAAATTGTTATCTAAGCAAATTTTAGAAAACCTTGGACGATTATAATTGTGAATGATAAATTTATGGAGGTTCGATAAATTGCTTATTTATAGTTGCTGATTCGAATCAGTAATTAATCAgacagaaaaagaaacaaatgtaTCAGATAAGCCAAACGTTACAGCGCAACGTTAAATCAATTTTCCTGTCATCTATATTTAGTCACAGAGAAATATAATCTTTCTGCATGTCAGATTAGGTGACAGTTGTCATCGAAAATGGTTGGCAGTGACCACGCGTCGCGACGATTAAACATAAACGAGTACACGCGTCGCGTTTTATTATCCCGTTTGTCGCATAATACCACGATCGTGTTTCATGAACACGCCTCGTTAACTTGCTAATTACACGTGTTCGCACATATGTATTTTAGTCGAGTTTCATGACACGGAAACGACGCCACTGCTTGTCCCATCGATCCACGATAATCATCATTTTGACTATTGAATCGAAGCTAttgtttacaaaatttaataaaaatgaacgaaTGACCGACTAAGATTCCTTTCTGAGAACAAGTTCAAAAATAAACTTCCttaaaattcttttgaaatGATTCAGAGAATTTCATGCGTTCGCAAGAATCTCGCTTCGAGGAATCGAATGCTTAATTAAGGAGGATGATCGGTCGATGAGAAAATTCAGAAACCGTTTCTTGCCCGAAATTGCGAGCAACGGGAATTTTGATGATCCTTGTTATAGGCTCTGATATTACGTTGCATCGACTGCCATTGCAATATCTTCGTGATTAAACCTTGCATCTGCCCGATGATCGAAACTGTGCATTCATTAGCAACGACAGTTTATCACTGACGTTCGATGATAAACATCGAGTGGAACTGATAAATGATCATCTTCTACATGATTTGATTAATCTCATGTAGGATGTTTGTAAATATCCTGCGTAATGTTTATTTCAATGATCATAATTAATTAGTTTTCTGATGAATTTTTTGTAAGAATATTTTTGGATAATTAATTAGTTTTCCGATGAATTTTTTGAaaggatatttttgaaatataaagaatattttcagATCTTAATCCGGATAATAATTTCGCTAATTAGCCTGGATAACGATTTCGAAAAGCAGACTATAAGTTCGAACAAAGTATCCGGCGCATTTTATCCTGTACCATTCGAAGCAATTACAGAAAAACATCCGGAAATTCAGTTGAAAACCCAGACACTCCATTTAGGGGCACAGGTGCGGCGCCTTTAATATCAAATGCAAGGTAGACCAGCGGTAAACAAAGAAAGCGAAAAATTGTTCGAAGAAGGTGATTTGTGCAAAAGAAACCCAATATCCTTTGTCTCCTCCATTTTTCTTTCGACCTAATGAAAATTCAATCACGTATTCTCTGAAcctcaataaaaaaaaagaaactttaattTCGTCTCAGATAATAAAAAActtgatgaatatttttaacttcgataattacttttttacgagataaagtactaattaaTGAGACGTGTGTCAATCGCGAAAACCGTAATCTTTTTGATTTCTGGGGAATTTATTTCTAGATATAACTTATGCTTCGAGTTTTCCTGGTGACAATGGTCAATAATAAGGGGGATGCAAACTAATTGAGAAAGGTGACAGCTAATTACAACTTTTCTCAACAAGTTGCTACTATGATCTCGGTAGACCTCTAATAACGGCTTATCACCCTTTTTTATCCTCATTTTTTATCACGAGAccgtggaataattaatttcctttATCTCTTCAATGATCCGTTGGAAAAGTGTTTTTTCACATCTGTTTTTATACACACTCGTTGGCCACGACTTTTCCTGTTTCCATGTTTTCTTACATTCTCTCTCTTTATTCTCTCAAAGTATCTGTCTCCATCCCAAAGACGAGAAATCGAGTTGATATGCATATACTTGAATCTAATAACTCTAGGAGTCCCTCGCAcggtttttttcattttacccaCCTGTTTACTTAATAAGAATGCGCTGCATTGAGCGCGTGAATCATTTGTCTGGTTGTCATTAAACAattattagaaagaaaaaaaagaagcagtCTTACACAGCCTTGCCAGTTGTAAGAACTAATTTTATTGGTTTAACAAGAAAGAACTTACTTAGCTATCAAAATACTAAAGCTGTCAATCTTTTAACTTTAAACACCATTTAGTCAACCAGTCTAGCGtgaaaaatatcttgaaaatagATGCTAGGAAACACGGCTCGTTATTATAGAAAAAACGCGTTCATTGCGAAcacaatttatatattttccagCAGAGCGGAAACTTCCTTTCGGAAGAATGAACTTTAAAAGATTCAAAGCGCAACTCTCGCATGGCGCATCTCGCAAACAAGATACCGTCATCTTTTTGAACCCGTCGCCTCGGGACCAATAGTGTTTGCCGTCCAGACTTCGCTTGATTTCTCGTTCTGCTTCGATCATCCAAGTTTGCGAGCCGAGAAAACTTTCTCGCCCCGAAACGAGCAAACGCGAATCCCTTCGATCGAAGTTTCTGTTTGTAAATCCTGTTGCTTCGAGTCGAAACATAAAATAACTCGACGGGGTTGGAAAGATACATAAACGATGGGAGGAATTTGAAATTCTCATTCACGAGTTTGGCGTAGAAAAGGAACGATTCAGCGGGACGAAAGGAGGCGAGGAAGAtgaaagaaagtaaaataaaggGATCCTGTAACCAGTTtcgaaaatgaattattcaagaaaaaaacGCGAGATGGTACGAATTGCGTAGAAATGCCATAACTCGACTGAACTTGACCCTAGCCGCATATCAATTCCAGTCTTTGCATATCTTTCAAAAGCGTTCCGCGTAATACCGTCGCGTAATGGCACAGACTTGTCGGGAATAATGCACCTGCGAAACAATTTCGAGTCCAATTGGAACAAAGGTTTTCGTTCCTGTTGGTCATCTTTATCGTCcttctttttcccctctttGGGTTCGTCGGTTAGAATTCTCCAGAACGTGGTATCGAACTTTCGACGGTGTCGCGTGCTCGATTCCTaacgatatttaaatattaacatcCATGGAACACCTTAGAATGTTTCCAAACGATAATTAAGAACTTCAAATTTGCAAACGtctaaatgatttttattcaaaaactaCAGGAAATAATAGAATCGATGTCTGGTGTTTAGCTTCGAGTAACATCGAAGAGAATTATTAAAcgtttgaatttataaaaagaaacatagCATTAATATTGTATCGATGATGAATCGTCGCTGGTTCGAGCAGACCGGTTTCCCTTGGAATTGCGAAACAAGCAGAACTTCCATACGTTTGCTCGATACAAATCGCCAGGAAAGGGAGAAGTTTCACGGTTCAGACGTAAAAATAGGGGCGATACCTCCCTTGAGACCGAGCTCACCCCATCGGTAGCCCCTTCGAAATGAAAAAGGCACGTTTCAGATGTTAAAGTGTTCCCCGAACTTAGTTTTACGACGCTGAAACCGCGTTATCGTTGAACATTTCAAAGGACCCACTTGTCTTCTCACTTTATTTTGAATTAACAATGATTTTCAGTTTCTTTAATGTCCTATCACTGGACTTCCGCAATGttcattttcacttttatttaaTGGATCAATGTAAAAGTAAATACTTAGATCGAGAAGGGGAAAGGTTAGTAATGTATTACATAAGATGTAGGAACTTGAACGAACCAGGAACACGAATACCACTCAAATACAAGTGTGTCCTTAGACCCTCGTTGAAATTATCTCTAACGATGAAAGAACATCTTCGTGGGAGAGTGATTCTTTGAAATTCTAGGAAAATTGCTTCCGAGGAAGCAATTTTGTTGCTATAATATAGGTTGATCGAAAGCATTCgttcattaaaaatttagacAGTTATGTTTGATGGATCGTGTCTGCAATTTTACAGAAGCTTTAAAAACACCCttcgattaaaataaataacgatgtattaaaaataaatagcgGCGTGAACCTTGATTAAATACATCATTAGAGATGGTAGACATTTGCAAATAAATCGTCAATTGATTAAAAAGTGTGATTAATGATGGTCGGTGTCAATGGCGTCAACAGATTATTACAAAAAGTACATCAGGAAGTTGGTCATTAAAAGTATATTAATTAAAGATTCTTCAGTAATTCTAAAAAAGTTACTCCGAAAAAAGTATTTCTTCTTTGGAATATTTGCAATATAAAAcactatgtatatatttttagtaAGATTTAGGAAAATGATTACAGAATCGTCGATGTTCTTCATCTTTTACTTCACAGTTTACTTCTGTCAACCCTCGATTATGTTTACCGAAAATTGAATACGTAATTTAAACATCATTTGGGACATCACCGTCCACTTTTCTCCTTGCTTATTTTTTTGTCTCATTTATGATAGATTAGATAGGTAATTAATCAAAAAAAGGCGATTAATGAGCAAGTATCTTTGACACGACGAAAATAACTGGCACGTAGCCGGCTATTATAAGACACCGGgaagattatatttttaaacatctGACGAAATTAATATCGATCATACACGCGCAGTAATTAAACGATTGCAATTTTAtagatttatttctttttctgtttttatttctgACCGGGCGCCAGAATGACTTATCAGTGAACTCGTTGATAACGAAGTATTCCTTGAATTCCTTGCACGAGCCACCATTAATATCATCCAGTTGACGTAGCTTTGACGCATACTTGAAAAATACTCGTTAGATGGCCGATTGTCCCCGTGTTCCGGCCGCTACCGTTCCATTCCGCTCGCGGATCGTTTTAAATTTAGACACGGCTAATAATTCTTCGTTGCCTGTTTACGTCCTTATTCCTCGCGATCATCGAAGCGGTTGATTTACTGCtttatttttccctttttaGCTTTATAAAGATTCCAGAATTCACTTCCTAGCTTTTGTACAGAATATTAATTTCCCAACGAAAGATCCTTGATACGTTCAAAGAGTATTCattatgaaaatcattttttatttttatatatcgtgtaataattaacgcgttgattaccAATTTCGAaggtatttaatttaattaaattaccatCGCTATGATtcttattaattgaaaattataattatgtttCCAGTGGCGGTGGTGATCGCGTTCTTCATCTGCTGGGCGCCATTTCACGTGCAACGACTGATCGCCATTTATGGGACAAATTCTGAGGACCACATCACGTCCAACAGCAAGTGGATAGAGTTCCTTTATCTCCTGATGACCTACATATCTGGGGTGCTCTATTACGTGTCCACGACGATTAATCCGATTCTATACAACATCATGTCGAACAAATTTCGCGTTGCGTTCATGGTGAGTAACGACGTCTCATCTCGTTCATATAAACAGACTGTAGCGAATAATTAGAGGATCAGCTGCTTCAATTACGGAAACCTCTCAATTGACATCCAATTACTCCGCCCATCCCTCTTCCCTATCTGCCTACTTCTCTTTCGGGTAAAATCGTTCGAGGAACATGGAATGGGTTAATGGGGAAACATGGTCGAGTTAGAAACGGCTTTCATTGTTTCCGGGTTACTGAATTTCTCCACGTGTTAACGATCTCATTCATTTCCATCCATTAGAAACTATTTCATTTACAGTTctctgaaagggttaataataataattcattattgaccattaaaaaataaacgaaaacttGTTTCAATGATTTTAGACTTCAACCCTTATAAAATGGCGATAACTTCGGCACGTGTCACGGTTCATCCCCTTGGTAGAAATCAATTACCAGGAGAACCAGTCCAACCTCCTCGAACAACTTTGATCCATCAACTCAATTCGCGTCTCCGCTCTTCACCCTTCGATCACAAATGTACGTTTGACTTTGTCAGCCACAAGACGTTATTCTGTTTTCACAGGAAACACTGTCGAGGAGTTGCAGGATACCCTTATTGCCGGTTCGCAACGAGCAACGTTCCTACTCGAGTTTGTCCCGATCCCAGCAAAGAGCGATGGGCGCTTACGGGTCGAGGACGGCGGGCACCGGAGGTACCGGGGTTGCCCATGAGAGCACCGATTGTTCCGGAAATTCCGGCCGCGAGGAGAGCCCGAAACAGACGACCTCGTTGGTAGAGCAGGTGGAAACGGGGCCGCGAAACGCGGACAGGAAAAAGGATAATGGTAAGGAGATCAGGAAGCTCGCGAAAGAGGTGAGGTCGATCGGTGGGCAAAGATCGAAAGCCACAGCTAGGTACGCGACCGTCAAGGTCTCCAACGTCGACGAGGCGAGGAAGAAGTGGTGGAGGTTGCTCAAGTGGTTTCCTGGCTTGAAATCCTTCAAGCTGGCCGGAAGGAACACGTACACCGTGCCGGAGAACCATATCCTGAAACAACCAGAACTGAATAGGGAAGAGTTCTCGATGACCATGTGGAATGTACACGAGCCGAATGATCAGCTGCCTGTTTGAACGGGATCGTTTCTTTCCTCTCGATGACCATTGGAGTGATCTCTGTTAAATAATATTAGGGTcactctgaaagttttgagaatcaaAGGAGAATTGATGGACTCGTCTGATGCTGAGTAACTCTAGGCTcactctgaaagttttgagCCGATAAATTGATTTGGTATCGACTGGTATTTATTGCATAGTATTGGGTCagtctgaaagttttgagaatcaaAAGGCTACATTCGCAAACTGATGAACTGATTTGTTGCTGATCGTGAGTGATGTTATTTGAGTAACACGATGGGTTACTCTGAAAGTTTTGATAATCAAAAGAAAACGTTTCGatagattttttttcttttcgtataaATCAAAGGGGAACTTGGAAACATCGAGCAGTACGTTGTGCATGAATGTCGTAAGTGGATTGAAGGGGTGTATAAATAAAAGGAGGCGAAGTATAAGGCGAAGCTCGTGGGTTATAAATCGCTTGGAAATGTATATTCCTGTCAGGTTTTTCGATGATCGAGATTCTTCCCGTGTGCTTTGAAAAGCGCGTCGATAATAGACGTTCATCCCCTTTTTCCTGAATCGTACAAACTCGAAATAAGAAAGTTCTCCACGTGTTTTGACGAGGGCATCGAATTTATCAAGGGAGGAGAAACTCGGGTGCTGTGAGAGagatgaaatgataaaactcTCTGTTTTCACGAGACGATaacgaaatgaaaatgaaggaaataattattaaaattactttgcTTAAGTTTCACTCAAATTTGACTGAAActtgatttaaaataaatccAAATTACCTCGTATCATCAGatagataattaaataaaatctaacggatagttttatcattttctcCTTGAATGCAAACTATAAATATGGAAAAGTAAGTTGAAGTTGAATTGTTGATATGTTCAAACACAGGATGCGTTGTTATCTATCATAACATTTGAAATGCATTGAATTTTAACGGGAAAATAAATGGAAGAATCTATTATAGGGAACATTGTGCATCTCTGTAAGTTATTAACATAAACACAACTGATGGCAATGAAGGATTATCAACTTTGTTGAAGTCATAGGCGTCATCGCCGTATTAGAATATAGGATTTTACCGTACGAATCGATTGAACACTACACTTGAATCTTGACAATGTGATATTATTTATTGTGTAATtattataaagtgtatattgaATCGTACGTTATTGACTCGAAATTAATTGAATCGCTTAGGACATACTGTATGTCCTACGTTTATGTTTGTAAGTCGCTGTACTTTAcagtaataatatttttgataattatagAACACCATTGTGATGTTCTTTTCAGTTAATTTTTCTCTCCCTTCTTTTATATAGCTTTAGAACGATACAAGATAGCAAAAAGATGTCATAATAAAAGAGTCTTTTTTAATAGATTCACAAACTTAGGACCGACAATTTTGGTCTTTAATGGGTAATTAAATTTCCTATGTATTGCAGTTTATTCTGAGCCCACCTTGAAATTTCCAGATGAGCAGTATAatggtaaaaataaattaatctcaaTATTTTGACAGATGACCAACGCGTCAGCGTCATTTGGAAGTAATTAATAGTATAaacttatacatatatttaggAGGAAGTATTCCTTTATAACTTCCATCATCAACATTTACATTTACTTTCTAAATAAACTATATGAAAAACCGTTtgtgaaattgtaaaatttatcaaaattttgagCTCATGTTGCTGCATAAACGGTTTTCGAAAGAGGATCAGTTAACTTTCCGGAGGGAAGTTATGACCATTGGAAATTTACGTAATTTTTAAGAAAGAAAGAGTTCCTCTAATTTTGCGATGGaatgtattttattacaaaatagaattttaaattacacGCTATTTATATACATCAGATTATACCTCGTTAGTAAATGGTATATaaaacttgtataaaaatgtcgtAGATTCAATGTAAAATATCACGAGGTACTtcatttatattacatttaataacgattcacgatataaattaacatttacaaAGAAATACAATGACAATATAAGAAATAGTAAATCTTATTTCATTgagatttctatttatttatataatgatTTGAATACGGTTAAAACTTTGTAGAGGTTCTCGTTTTTCTTGGAGCTCGTGGTTATTGGTTGTACGGTTATTTCTTCGAAATTTGATAATATATCCAGTTGTTTTGTAATACAATTTTTCTTAGCCGGCTCCATTTCAGATTGTGACGCTTTGTCAAAAATGAACGTTTGTTTTATTCGACTCATAGCTTCCTCTGTAAAAAGAAAGATATTACACGTTAATAAAACTACGTATGGGATTTGTGTTTTCTTctgttaaaagtaattaaaatattcaattattctCATCGGACTGGAAGTAAATGATGACGAAAATGTCATCGTAAAGTGTGAGTACTTTAACGAAAAGAAATAGTAATAAGAAACAATAGAATGCATTCACACTTACGCTCGTTTTCGTGAAGAACGAAATCATCGAAGGAACTTATGTTCCTTATGAATAAATGAAATGCATCCTCTATATCGGATAATCGAATAACAAAATCGGGATCGCATATCGCCAAGTGAGATAGGAATCTTATCCCGTCTCTTAGCACCTTCGCTTGTTTTTTCTTCAATGTTGCCCAGACATTTTCATCCGAAAATTTATCACGATAGATCTCGCGTATGCACTTCTTATTTCTGTCTGATAGAAACGGAGAATGTTTGCTgcagatatttttcaaattgcaagATTCTTCTTGTTGTAAAGGAAAATGATTTAAATTGAAATCCCCAAGAGCGCTCAAATTCGCTTCAGAACATCTGCCCAGGGTTTCAATTGTAAACCTCAATAATTTCATGCAACAATTACAAGAACCTAAGGTATCAGATCTCAGAGGGATAATATTCGTTTGTAATACATATTGTACCAATTGTATCAGTGTATCTGTAATGTCTATTGCTGCTATCAGATCGAAATGATGATCTTCCACTTGTGCTAGGAAAATCTGTAATGGACAAGCATCTGAAACGAAAATATGCAATAAGAAACAGTAATACAGTTAAACTCTCATTTGAAAAATAGAACAGACATCCTTTTGTACCTGGAATAAAATGTAGAGAGCCTTTCCAATTATTCACTGCCATTGATTCTACAGAAGTAATagtacattataaataaatacacaTAAAAATAAGGTAGAAGAAAGAGTAGATCAACATACGTGAATTGATACAAAGTTTTGGCAAGTACGTCACAGATTTAATAAAGATCATTATTAAATTGCTAAGCTGTGTGTAACAATAAGGTAAAGGCCTAGCGAAcactatttctttaaatatccgGTAAATATAGTCCATTCTGAAACAAGAAACTAGATAAAGGATGAacgattaattgaaaaattatttttcacgtacCCCTGCGAACAATATTCAACCTTTTTATGAACATTATATATAAGCATCATAATGGCACACAGAAGGCCACTAAATTGGTGAGCTCGCCTCTgaaaacatttaaatataaacTTAAAGTATTCGAAACATTGATGATTactgaaaaatgaatattaccgTGAACCCAACTAA
Encoded here:
- the LOC117604794 gene encoding pyrokinin-1 receptor — protein: MEEPIISSLSNSTYATIQEYIQDITKFYNETDDDYIEYPVSYPRRDSLYIVVPVTIIYASIFVTGTIGNISTCIVIARNKSMHTATNYYLFSLAVSDLLLLVSGLPAEIFLVWCKYPYIFGEGFCVLRGLAAETSTNATVLTITAFTVERYVAICHPFLSQTMSKLSRAVKLILVIWLVALSSALPQALQFGVIQHQLDPNLVMCTVKRILLQHSFELSTFLFFVVPMSLITVLYVLIGLKLRKSNMMKRSHGRDGSCRHHPRRSSRRVLKMLVAVVIAFFICWAPFHVQRLIAIYGTNSEDHITSNSKWIEFLYLLMTYISGVLYYVSTTINPILYNIMSNKFRVAFMETLSRSCRIPLLPVRNEQRSYSSLSRSQQRAMGAYGSRTAGTGGTGVAHESTDCSGNSGREESPKQTTSLVEQVETGPRNADRKKDNGKEIRKLAKEVRSIGGQRSKATARYATVKVSNVDEARKKWWRLLKWFPGLKSFKLAGRNTYTVPENHILKQPELNREEFSMTMWNVHEPNDQLPV